From Cyclobacteriaceae bacterium, a single genomic window includes:
- a CDS encoding gluconokinase, which yields MKYILAVDIGTTSAKALVVSQKGEVLANAQEFYTTQRPIPDYAEQDAEVIFQAVKKIIKMAADKVNGKVDAVSFSTAMHSLMGVDKNGEALTPLIIWADLRSKNEAIEIINNGGQKIYEETGTPIHSMSPLCKLRWIKKNQPQIAASAFKFIGIKEYIWGKFFHEFIIDDSIASATGLFNIATRTWSHKAVEMAGISVEQLSTPCSPLAVFENPSEDLAKELGLPASVQWVMGASDGCLANLGSGAMDEKTLSLTIGTSGAVRKAVTKNTPDAQGRSFNYLLNDKTIITGGATNNGAILVQWFAEKFLKEKVNVKTFGERASGVVPGSAGLIFLPFVLGERAPVFDPESSGVFIGVRQRHTTEHFMRAILEGVGYSLLSIAEVVEENSGSFEKVIASGGFIKSPHWVQIIADIFGKEFTVRGTEDASALGAALIGFEALKVESDFQFPNERVFNPDMILHKKYQQYFSVYKNLYPHLASDFHSLNQIANS from the coding sequence TTGAAATACATCCTTGCCGTAGACATTGGAACAACGAGTGCCAAGGCCCTTGTTGTTAGCCAAAAAGGTGAAGTACTGGCAAACGCCCAGGAATTTTACACCACTCAACGCCCTATACCGGATTATGCGGAGCAGGACGCTGAGGTGATCTTTCAGGCTGTCAAAAAGATTATAAAGATGGCGGCTGATAAAGTCAACGGAAAAGTTGATGCTGTCAGCTTCAGCACCGCCATGCACAGTCTGATGGGCGTGGATAAAAACGGAGAAGCGCTAACACCACTTATTATCTGGGCGGATCTACGCAGCAAGAATGAGGCGATAGAGATCATCAACAACGGTGGTCAAAAGATCTACGAAGAAACCGGTACACCAATCCATTCCATGTCTCCTCTGTGCAAGTTGAGATGGATCAAAAAAAATCAACCACAGATTGCAGCCTCTGCATTTAAGTTTATTGGTATCAAAGAATATATCTGGGGAAAATTCTTTCATGAATTTATCATCGATGACTCTATAGCGTCCGCAACCGGACTATTCAACATTGCTACACGCACCTGGTCGCACAAGGCAGTAGAGATGGCCGGAATTTCTGTTGAACAACTTTCAACTCCCTGTTCACCACTAGCGGTATTTGAAAATCCCAGTGAAGACCTTGCAAAGGAGTTAGGTCTTCCAGCCAGCGTGCAGTGGGTAATGGGTGCCAGTGATGGTTGCCTTGCCAATCTTGGCAGCGGTGCCATGGATGAGAAGACCTTATCACTGACAATTGGTACCAGCGGTGCTGTCCGAAAAGCAGTAACGAAGAATACTCCCGATGCCCAGGGAAGATCATTCAACTATTTACTGAATGACAAGACCATCATCACTGGAGGAGCCACCAACAATGGAGCAATTCTCGTCCAGTGGTTCGCAGAGAAATTTCTGAAAGAGAAAGTTAATGTTAAAACATTTGGTGAACGTGCCAGTGGTGTCGTTCCGGGATCAGCAGGGTTAATATTTCTTCCTTTTGTTTTGGGAGAACGGGCTCCGGTTTTTGATCCTGAATCTTCAGGTGTGTTCATTGGTGTTCGTCAGCGTCACACGACTGAACATTTTATGCGTGCCATACTGGAAGGTGTCGGATACTCACTTCTTTCTATTGCAGAAGTAGTGGAAGAGAATTCAGGATCTTTTGAAAAGGTTATCGCAAGCGGAGGCTTTATCAAGAGCCCGCATTGGGTACAGATCATCGCCGATATATTTGGCAAAGAGTTTACGGTCCGTGGAACAGAAGATGCGTCGGCATTGGGTGCTGCCCTTATTGGATTTGAAGCCTTGAAAGTGGAAAGTGATTTCCAATTTCCAAATGAGCGTGTCTTTAATCCGGATATGATCCTTCATAAAAAGTATCAACAGTATTTCTCAGTCTACAAGAACCTCTATCCTCATCTGGCATCAGATTTTCATTCTTTAAATCAGATTGCTAACAGTTAA
- a CDS encoding T9SS type A sorting domain-containing protein → MKIFPNPATDYISVQFETPTAKNMKLTLHNIIGNSLEVETEIVDEFEIRIKVKDLPTGVYLLAVKDNSNSQSSFKFLKR, encoded by the coding sequence GTGAAAATTTTCCCCAATCCTGCCACAGACTACATCAGTGTACAATTTGAGACCCCGACAGCAAAGAATATGAAGCTCACCCTTCATAATATTATCGGAAACTCATTGGAGGTAGAAACTGAGATCGTTGATGAATTTGAAATTCGTATCAAAGTAAAAGACCTTCCTACCGGCGTTTATCTGCTGGCAGTAAAAGACAACTCCAATTCCCAGAGCTCTTTCAAGTTCCTGAAGCGCTAA
- a CDS encoding NAD(P)H-hydrate dehydratase — protein sequence MKSIDLMEKACQEFVIWFTERFDHLNVVGIVCGSGNNGGDGLGIARLLSDSGFSVKVFPVKGKETEDYKANLNRLPKKIHVAEFIESSDEKIFAECTILIDALFGSGLSRSAEGVYAKAINAINLHPCIRIAVDIPSGLFADQHSEGAVVKAHHTVAFQLPKLAFMFPENNSYTGQWHLVDIGLNKSFIKESASHYFYLKKKSVSKILKTRSVFSNKGDYGKALIIAGSFGKMGACILAARACLRAGVGLLTVHIPKSGYSIIQSSVPEAMASVDSLDFFSGISSTESFDVIGIGPGLGQAPETLKALSKILDQGKPLVIDADALNLISANRELFNTIPSGSILTPHPKEFERLVGSWKNDFERLQKQIHLAKQIKCVIVLKGACTSIATPEGEVYFNSTGNPGMATGGTGDVLTGILTGLLAQNYSSKETAILGVFLHGLAGDLAAREKGMDSLIAGDLIEFLPLAFRNLAG from the coding sequence ATGAAATCCATTGACCTGATGGAGAAAGCCTGTCAGGAATTTGTCATCTGGTTTACCGAGAGATTTGATCACCTCAACGTTGTTGGAATTGTCTGCGGAAGCGGTAACAATGGAGGAGATGGGTTAGGAATTGCAAGACTGCTGAGCGATTCAGGATTTTCCGTTAAGGTCTTTCCTGTAAAAGGAAAGGAGACCGAAGACTACAAAGCCAACCTGAACCGGCTTCCAAAGAAGATCCATGTTGCGGAATTCATTGAATCATCCGATGAGAAGATTTTTGCTGAATGCACGATTCTAATTGATGCATTATTTGGTTCAGGATTATCCCGTTCAGCGGAAGGTGTTTATGCAAAAGCAATTAATGCCATTAACCTCCATCCTTGCATTCGTATTGCGGTAGATATTCCTTCAGGACTTTTTGCTGATCAGCATTCGGAAGGAGCCGTTGTAAAAGCACATCACACAGTAGCTTTTCAGTTGCCAAAGCTTGCATTCATGTTTCCGGAGAATAACTCCTATACAGGACAATGGCATCTCGTTGATATTGGTCTTAATAAATCCTTCATTAAGGAATCGGCATCACACTACTTTTATCTCAAAAAGAAGTCAGTAAGTAAGATACTGAAGACGCGATCTGTATTTTCCAACAAAGGCGATTATGGAAAGGCATTGATAATTGCCGGAAGCTTTGGAAAGATGGGTGCATGCATATTAGCTGCACGCGCCTGTCTTCGCGCTGGAGTTGGATTGCTCACCGTGCACATTCCAAAATCAGGATATTCCATCATTCAATCATCTGTTCCGGAGGCCATGGCTTCTGTGGATTCGCTTGATTTCTTTTCAGGGATCTCATCAACAGAGTCTTTCGATGTTATTGGAATCGGACCGGGATTAGGTCAGGCACCTGAAACGTTGAAAGCACTCAGTAAAATTCTTGATCAGGGCAAACCCCTTGTCATTGATGCAGATGCATTGAATCTGATCAGTGCCAATCGTGAATTATTCAACACAATTCCATCAGGAAGTATTCTCACACCTCATCCAAAAGAATTTGAAAGACTGGTGGGATCATGGAAAAATGATTTCGAACGACTTCAGAAACAAATTCACCTTGCAAAACAAATCAAGTGTGTGATTGTGCTGAAGGGCGCCTGCACTTCCATCGCCACACCGGAAGGTGAAGTCTATTTTAACAGCACCGGAAATCCAGGCATGGCTACAGGTGGAACAGGTGATGTGTTGACGGGAATCCTCACAGGTCTTTTGGCCCAAAATTACTCTTCAAAAGAGACGGCAATTCTGGGGGTATTCCTTCATGGATTGGCGGGGGATCTGGCAGCCCGGGAAAAAGGAATGGATTCCCTGATTGCGGGAGATTTGATTGAGTTTCTACCCCTGGCTTTCAGAAATCTTGCTGGCTAA
- a CDS encoding VOC family protein: MQIKLTSVMVSDQNRAMKFYTDILKFKLKHNIPMGNASWLTVVSPDSDEVELLLEPMDFAPAAVFQKALFDAGIPMAVFNVSNIQEEYERMEKLGVVFKSAPKSMGPVTIAVFDDTCGNLIQLLQA, from the coding sequence ATGCAGATCAAGCTCACAAGTGTCATGGTGTCCGATCAGAACCGCGCCATGAAATTTTACACAGATATTTTAAAGTTTAAACTGAAGCATAATATCCCAATGGGGAATGCCAGCTGGCTCACCGTTGTATCTCCCGATAGTGATGAAGTAGAGCTGTTGCTGGAACCTATGGACTTTGCGCCCGCTGCCGTTTTCCAGAAAGCATTGTTCGACGCTGGTATTCCTATGGCAGTATTCAATGTCAGCAATATTCAGGAGGAGTATGAACGAATGGAAAAGCTTGGTGTTGTTTTCAAGTCGGCACCCAAAAGCATGGGGCCTGTAACCATCGCCGTTTTTGATGATACCTGCGGAAATCTGATCCAGTTGCTTCAGGCATAA
- a CDS encoding VOC family protein has protein sequence MQSNPEKVTGLGGVFFRAKDVATINAWYNKHLGLATTEWGYVFKWMDPNDKDAAVPAGTVWCPFKSDTEYFGPNNKQCMLDYRVKNLPELMKTLTDAGVETVGKIDEYSYGKFGWIMDPEGNKIELWEAKDDGF, from the coding sequence ATTCAAAGCAATCCTGAAAAAGTCACCGGACTTGGCGGTGTGTTCTTCAGAGCTAAAGACGTTGCCACGATCAATGCCTGGTATAACAAGCATTTGGGATTAGCCACAACAGAGTGGGGTTATGTATTCAAATGGATGGATCCGAACGACAAGGATGCAGCAGTTCCGGCAGGTACTGTATGGTGCCCTTTCAAATCTGATACTGAATACTTCGGGCCTAATAATAAACAGTGTATGTTGGATTACAGAGTGAAGAATCTTCCTGAACTAATGAAGACGTTAACAGATGCTGGCGTTGAGACTGTGGGGAAGATTGATGAATACTCCTATGGAAAGTTCGGATGGATCATGGACCCTGAAGGAAATAAGATTGAACTTTGGGAAGCAAAGGATGATGGGTTTTAA
- a CDS encoding DUF4199 domain-containing protein gives MSKIVFTFGLSAGIIFLTFMFGAIPFRKSGIITFENGEIIGYVLMVIAFSMVFAGIKLHRDRNLEGLITFGEALKVGLLITLIASIGYAVAWEFYLKFAARDFMDEYTAFRLQKAVNSGVNDAGIRSLWDEMEQIKELYKNPLLRFGMTLTEILPVGILISLISSVLLKKNELIINKPIVHE, from the coding sequence ATGAGTAAAATAGTTTTCACATTTGGCCTGAGCGCGGGTATCATTTTTCTGACATTCATGTTTGGTGCGATTCCTTTCAGGAAGAGTGGTATAATCACTTTTGAGAATGGAGAGATCATCGGTTATGTCTTGATGGTGATTGCCTTCTCAATGGTGTTTGCAGGCATAAAACTTCACAGGGACAGGAACCTGGAGGGATTAATAACCTTTGGTGAAGCATTGAAAGTTGGATTGCTGATCACCTTAATTGCAAGCATTGGCTATGCCGTGGCGTGGGAATTTTATCTCAAATTTGCTGCTCGCGATTTTATGGATGAATACACTGCATTTCGTTTGCAAAAGGCGGTGAATAGTGGAGTGAATGATGCGGGCATAAGGAGCCTGTGGGATGAAATGGAGCAGATAAAAGAATTATATAAGAACCCGCTGTTAAGATTTGGGATGACACTGACAGAAATTTTGCCCGTAGGTATTCTGATCAGCCTGATCAGTTCGGTATTACTTAAAAAGAATGAATTAATAATTAATAAACCCATTGTACATGAGTAG
- a CDS encoding DUF4199 domain-containing protein, giving the protein MKKIILIYGLISGAIVSAMMFATIGMVEKGETMKNGEIIGYTTMIIASSLIFFGIKSYRDNHLNGIITFLNAARIGILIALIGALMYALSWEVIYSRTGEEFTKVMMEKRFEEIEKSGASPKEIEETKKQWESFGEMYKNPLIRFGITLMEILPVGIIFTLLSAALLKQKNFLRKTPLPINT; this is encoded by the coding sequence ATGAAAAAAATAATTCTGATTTACGGACTGATCTCCGGAGCTATTGTTTCAGCCATGATGTTTGCAACGATTGGGATGGTTGAAAAGGGAGAGACCATGAAAAATGGTGAGATCATTGGTTACACAACTATGATCATCGCTTCTTCTCTCATTTTCTTTGGGATAAAGTCGTATCGCGACAATCATCTCAATGGCATTATCACTTTCCTTAACGCTGCCAGGATTGGGATATTGATTGCATTGATAGGTGCACTCATGTATGCACTATCCTGGGAAGTGATTTATTCACGGACAGGTGAAGAATTCACCAAAGTGATGATGGAAAAGCGTTTTGAGGAGATTGAAAAGAGCGGTGCAAGTCCTAAGGAAATTGAGGAGACTAAAAAACAATGGGAAAGCTTTGGTGAGATGTATAAAAACCCTTTGATCCGTTTCGGGATTACATTGATGGAGATCCTGCCTGTAGGAATAATCTTTACGTTGCTAAGTGCTGCACTCCTGAAACAAAAGAATTTTCTCAGAAAAACTCCCTTGCCAATTAACACCTGA
- a CDS encoding winged helix-turn-helix transcriptional regulator: MKKTIFLYGLSLAALVAVLKYFEYRLFIRDLSIEFYVGVIAILFTALGVWVGLRLTRKKVVVTYPDFKLDSETLNRLSISKREQEVLELISQGLSNQEIADKLFVSVSTIKSHLSNLFQKLDVSRRTQAIQRAKELRLIP; encoded by the coding sequence ATGAAAAAGACAATTTTTCTTTACGGACTTTCACTGGCTGCACTCGTAGCGGTTCTCAAGTACTTTGAGTACAGACTTTTTATCCGTGACCTTTCCATTGAATTTTATGTAGGGGTGATCGCTATTCTTTTTACCGCGTTGGGTGTCTGGGTGGGGTTGCGATTAACAAGAAAAAAAGTGGTGGTCACGTATCCGGATTTCAAACTGGATTCCGAAACCCTCAATCGACTGAGCATCAGCAAGCGGGAACAGGAAGTGCTGGAACTGATTTCCCAGGGACTTTCCAATCAGGAGATAGCCGACAAGCTTTTTGTTTCAGTCAGCACCATCAAATCCCATTTGTCAAACCTTTTTCAGAAACTGGATGTCAGCCGTCGCACGCAGGCAATACAACGCGCCAAAGAACTCCGCCTCATCCCTTAA
- a CDS encoding YifB family Mg chelatase-like AAA ATPase, producing MVAKTYGSAVFGVDARTITVEVNVTQGQHLYISGMPDTAVKESEHRVESAIKTAGFHMPRNKVVVNLAPADIRKEGSAYDLPVALTLLQASGQIIGIDMERYIIMGELSLDGTLRPIKGVLPIAIQSRKENFKGFVLPKANAREAAIVNNLDVIGVETLQEAIDFFEGKLKIEPLVIDTRDIFQSKANTYDSDFKDVQGQENIKRALEIAAAGGHNVIMIGPPGAGKTMLAKRLPTVLPPLTLNEALETTKIHSIAGKIGKDASLLTTRPFRSPHHTISDVALVGGGGNPQPGEISLSHNGVLFLDELPEFKRTVLEVMRQPMEERRVTISRAKVSIDYPANFMLVASMNPCPCGYYNHPDKECVCGPGVVQRYLSKVSGPLLDRIDLHVEVVPVSFDEMTAQRKSDTSDQIRERVVKAREIQSERFKDQSSIYCNAMMPSNMVKDICVISEAGVKLLKTAMERLGLSARAYDRILKVSRTIADLADSKEIKVEHLAEAIQYRSLDREGWAG from the coding sequence GTGGTAGCGAAAACTTATGGGAGTGCAGTCTTTGGAGTGGATGCACGAACCATCACCGTCGAAGTAAATGTCACACAGGGACAGCACTTGTATATCAGCGGTATGCCGGACACGGCTGTAAAAGAAAGCGAGCATCGGGTGGAGTCTGCAATAAAGACGGCCGGCTTTCACATGCCACGTAATAAGGTCGTGGTAAACCTTGCGCCCGCTGACATCCGAAAGGAAGGCTCCGCCTATGATCTTCCTGTTGCATTAACGCTTCTTCAGGCTTCGGGTCAGATCATTGGCATTGACATGGAAAGGTATATCATCATGGGAGAGCTCTCTCTTGATGGAACTCTTCGTCCCATTAAAGGTGTGCTTCCTATCGCCATTCAATCAAGAAAGGAAAACTTCAAAGGGTTTGTTCTGCCAAAAGCAAATGCCCGTGAAGCAGCCATCGTTAATAATCTGGATGTGATAGGTGTGGAGACTTTGCAAGAGGCAATTGATTTCTTTGAAGGAAAGCTCAAGATAGAACCGCTGGTCATTGATACCCGTGATATTTTTCAAAGCAAAGCCAATACCTATGACTCTGATTTCAAAGATGTACAAGGTCAGGAAAATATCAAACGTGCTTTGGAGATCGCAGCAGCAGGCGGTCACAATGTTATTATGATCGGTCCGCCCGGTGCTGGTAAAACCATGCTGGCGAAAAGATTGCCAACCGTTCTTCCGCCATTGACATTGAACGAAGCACTGGAGACAACAAAGATTCATTCGATCGCGGGCAAGATCGGTAAGGATGCTTCTTTGCTGACTACCCGTCCCTTCAGAAGCCCTCATCATACAATTTCTGATGTAGCCCTTGTCGGTGGTGGAGGTAATCCTCAACCCGGAGAGATATCATTATCACATAACGGCGTACTGTTTCTTGATGAGCTTCCTGAATTCAAGCGTACGGTGCTGGAAGTCATGCGCCAACCTATGGAAGAACGCAGGGTGACCATCTCGCGTGCAAAAGTGTCGATCGACTATCCCGCGAACTTTATGCTCGTTGCCAGCATGAATCCCTGCCCCTGTGGATATTATAATCATCCCGATAAGGAATGTGTTTGTGGTCCCGGTGTTGTTCAACGCTATCTCAGCAAAGTAAGCGGACCATTGCTGGACCGGATCGACTTGCACGTGGAGGTAGTGCCCGTTAGTTTTGATGAAATGACGGCACAGCGGAAATCAGATACCAGTGATCAGATCCGTGAACGTGTTGTAAAAGCACGGGAAATTCAATCAGAAAGATTTAAAGATCAGAGTAGTATTTATTGCAATGCCATGATGCCGTCTAACATGGTCAAGGATATTTGTGTTATCAGCGAAGCGGGGGTCAAATTATTAAAGACCGCAATGGAGCGGCTTGGACTTTCTGCAAGAGCCTATGACAGAATCCTGAAAGTTTCCAGAACGATTGCCGATCTTGCCGACTCAAAAGAAATTAAAGTTGAGCATCTTGCAGAAGCAATTCAATACCGAAGCCTGGATCGCGAAGGCTGGGCTGGATAG
- the lpcA gene encoding D-sedoheptulose 7-phosphate isomerase — MSYQSLIEQELTQASDVLSAFLKDKTTLGKIESAAKMIADSINSGGKVISCGNGGSHCDAMHFAEELTGKYRDHRKAIPAISISDASHISCVGNDYGYEFIFSRYLEALGNRGDVLLGLSTSGNSANVLQAMKVAKEKGMMTIALTGNDGGKLGPVADIEIRVPHKGYADRIQEVHIKIIHILMLLIEKQVK, encoded by the coding sequence ATGAGCTATCAATCGCTGATCGAACAGGAACTTACTCAGGCGTCGGATGTTTTATCTGCCTTCTTAAAAGACAAGACTACTTTAGGTAAAATTGAGTCAGCGGCCAAAATGATAGCCGACTCTATCAATTCAGGAGGAAAAGTTATATCGTGTGGCAACGGCGGCTCTCATTGTGATGCCATGCACTTCGCTGAAGAGCTCACGGGAAAATACCGTGACCATCGCAAGGCCATCCCTGCCATTTCAATCTCTGATGCCAGTCACATTTCCTGCGTTGGAAATGACTATGGTTATGAGTTTATTTTTTCACGATATCTCGAAGCCCTTGGTAACAGAGGCGATGTGTTATTAGGATTGAGCACCAGCGGCAACTCCGCAAACGTTCTGCAAGCCATGAAGGTGGCGAAGGAAAAAGGTATGATGACCATTGCCCTTACCGGAAATGATGGTGGAAAGCTTGGACCCGTTGCAGACATTGAAATCCGTGTTCCTCATAAAGGCTATGCCGACCGGATACAGGAAGTTCATATCAAGATCATTCATATCCTGATGCTCTTGATTGAGAAGCAGGTAAAATAG
- a CDS encoding ABC transporter ATP-binding protein produces the protein MKNFFRILSYAQNTGQNITFFFVFAVLGILFGALNILLVIPMLGVLFKQGKGAVVVPPIPSFELSSDYAVKVFNHYFLGVVRDKGPIDALLFVCILIFSSVVLASLFRYLERVFATKLRADIVRNIRMDIFRSVTKLHIGYFNNERKGDLMSRFTNDVQEVEVAVMGSLKAVLKEPLTIIIYFAILFTISVKLTLFTLLVLPLMGGALAEIIKRLKRQAVQAQESLGKIVNILEETLSGMRVVKAFNARGYIIKKMDEEAGTYRRLSKSMAYKNELASPVSEMLGVMIIIVLMFYGGNLVLDGVLEPEVFLGFLALFTMIIQPAKEFSNGITSLQRGLASSKRIFTLVDTVPLIENKPNAVVLSGFEKNIEFKGVSFAYDSNLVLRDINLSIEKGKTVALIGPSGGGKSTLADLVPRFYDPTQGDVCIDGRSLRDYEIESLRKHMGVVTQESILFNDTIFNNIAFGMPGVSEEAVINAAKIANAHDFILQTESGYQTFIGERGSKLSGGQRQRLSIARAVLKNPPILILDEATSALDSESEKLVQEALFNLMKNRTSLVIAHRLSTIQHADEIIVIQDGKIAERGTHDDLIQHRGVYWKLSTIQKN, from the coding sequence ATGAAGAACTTCTTTCGAATACTTTCTTATGCCCAGAATACAGGTCAGAACATCACGTTCTTTTTTGTTTTTGCGGTGCTGGGAATTCTCTTCGGCGCATTGAATATTCTTCTGGTCATCCCAATGCTGGGTGTTTTGTTCAAGCAGGGAAAGGGCGCTGTGGTGGTGCCGCCCATTCCATCCTTTGAGCTTTCTTCAGATTATGCTGTCAAGGTATTCAATCATTATTTTTTAGGAGTCGTTCGCGATAAAGGTCCGATCGATGCATTACTGTTTGTTTGCATATTGATATTCTCTTCGGTTGTGCTGGCCAGTCTCTTTCGTTACCTGGAAAGGGTCTTTGCTACCAAACTGCGCGCCGACATTGTCAGGAATATCCGGATGGACATTTTCAGAAGTGTCACCAAACTTCACATAGGATATTTTAACAACGAACGCAAAGGTGATCTGATGTCCAGGTTTACAAACGATGTCCAGGAAGTGGAAGTGGCGGTCATGGGCAGTCTTAAGGCTGTTTTAAAAGAACCGCTTACCATCATTATCTATTTTGCAATTCTGTTTACGATCTCTGTAAAGCTTACATTATTCACATTACTGGTATTGCCTCTGATGGGTGGTGCTCTTGCGGAGATCATCAAGCGATTGAAAAGACAGGCCGTTCAGGCTCAGGAATCTCTTGGAAAAATTGTCAATATCCTGGAAGAGACATTAAGCGGCATGCGTGTGGTGAAGGCATTCAATGCCCGCGGATACATTATTAAAAAGATGGATGAAGAGGCTGGTACTTATCGCAGGCTGAGTAAATCAATGGCGTACAAGAATGAGCTTGCATCGCCGGTCTCCGAAATGCTTGGAGTAATGATCATTATCGTACTCATGTTCTATGGTGGAAATCTTGTTTTGGATGGAGTTCTTGAACCGGAAGTCTTCCTGGGATTTCTGGCATTGTTCACCATGATCATCCAGCCAGCTAAAGAATTTTCCAATGGCATAACTTCCCTTCAAAGAGGACTTGCATCTTCCAAACGTATTTTCACTTTGGTCGATACCGTTCCATTGATTGAAAACAAACCAAACGCTGTTGTTCTCAGTGGATTTGAAAAGAACATCGAGTTTAAGGGCGTCAGCTTTGCCTATGATTCAAATCTCGTATTAAGAGATATCAATCTTTCCATCGAAAAGGGCAAGACGGTTGCATTGATCGGACCTTCCGGTGGAGGCAAGTCAACCCTCGCAGATCTTGTTCCGCGTTTCTATGATCCAACGCAGGGAGATGTCTGCATTGATGGCAGGTCATTGCGTGATTATGAAATTGAATCTCTCCGCAAGCACATGGGTGTGGTAACGCAGGAGTCCATCTTATTCAACGATACGATCTTTAACAATATCGCTTTTGGCATGCCCGGAGTGAGTGAGGAAGCCGTCATCAACGCAGCTAAAATTGCCAACGCACACGACTTTATCTTACAGACCGAATCAGGATATCAGACTTTTATTGGAGAACGTGGATCCAAACTTTCAGGAGGACAGCGCCAGCGACTGAGTATTGCCCGTGCGGTGTTGAAAAACCCTCCAATTCTTATTCTTGATGAAGCAACTTCTGCTCTTGATTCAGAATCCGAAAAGCTGGTTCAGGAAGCATTATTCAATTTGATGAAGAACCGTACTTCATTGGTTATCGCCCACAGGCTCAGCACTATTCAGCATGCTGATGAGATCATTGTGATCCAGGACGGGAAGATAGCTGAGCGCGGTACGCATGACGATCTCATCCAGCACAGGGGAGTATACTGGAAACTGAGCACAATCCAGAAAAACTGA
- a CDS encoding type B 50S ribosomal protein L31, translating into MKKGLHPEYKEVVFWDTSSDFKFLTRSTLKTKETTTWTDGKEYPVIKVEVSSASHPFFTGKKMFLDSAGRVEKFQKKYTKKA; encoded by the coding sequence ATGAAAAAAGGCCTTCATCCAGAGTATAAAGAAGTGGTTTTTTGGGACACATCAAGTGATTTCAAGTTTTTGACCCGTTCTACGCTAAAAACAAAGGAAACCACTACCTGGACCGATGGTAAGGAATATCCTGTCATTAAGGTCGAAGTTAGCTCAGCTTCACATCCGTTTTTCACGGGTAAGAAGATGTTTTTGGACTCTGCTGGTCGTGTGGAAAAATTCCAAAAGAAATACACAAAGAAGGCTTAA